CTGAAGCGACGCGCCGATCTACTGCCGAACCTCATCGAGTCGGTGAAGGGGTACGCGGCGCACGAGAAGGCGGTCTTCGAGAACGTCACTCGCGCACGTGCCGAGTCGCTGACGGCGACGACTCCCGCCGAGGCAGGGGTCGCCGAGGGACACATGCAGCAGGCGCTCAAGTCGCTGTTCGCTGTGGCCGAGGCATACCCGCAGCTCCAGGCCAGTCAGAACTTCCTTCAGCTGCAGCAGTCGATCGTCGACACTGAGGACAAGATCCAGGCGTCGCGCCGGTTCTACAACGGCGGGGTCCGGGAACTGAACACCAAGATCAAGGTCTTCCCGAACAACCTCTTCGCCCGAAACCTCGGCTTCCGCGAGCGCGAGTTCTTCGAAGTCGTGGATGGCGCCGCGATCTCGGAACCGCCCCGCGTGCAGTTCTGAGCGGAGCTCGCCTGGCAGCCATCCGGCTGCGATGGACGGTCGCATCTCGATACGCGCTTCGCGCTACTCGATGAGCGGTGGGGGTGCTTCGCGCTACTCGATGAGCGGTGGGGCCGCTTCGCTCTGCTCGATGAGCGGTGGGGGAGCTTCTCGCTCGCCGATGAGCGTGCGGCGTCCGCGTCCATTTCCGATCCCATCCCAACGAGATCGGGGGCCCCGCTGACGCGGGGCCCCCGATGGGGTGAAGTGGAAACCGTGCCTAGGCGGCAGGCGCCACCAGGGTGAACTGGACCGTCGTGGTGTTGCCCGCGACGTCGTACACGACGAGCGTGTTCGCGCCGAGGGTGCCGCCGAAGGTTCCGGGCTTGACGAAGTTGACATCGGACCACGGGTTGTTGCTGAGGTCCTTGACGACGCCGTTGAGCGTCACCTTGTCGATCTTCTGCGCGTCATAGAGCTTGAAGCTCACGAGCGAGTAGGTCCCGTCGGCACCCTTGGTCTCGCTCGCCCCGGTCTTGATCGTCACGGTCGGTGCCGTGGCGTCGAGGGTGACCGTGAACTCCCGAGTGACCGAGACGTTGCCCGCGACATCCTGAGCGTTGTATCGGATCTGATACGTGCCGTCCGGCAGCGAGACCGACGCCACGTGGCTGACAGCGGTCGCGCCGTTGCCGGCGGTCTGCGTCGACTTCACGAGCGTTCCGTTGCGGTACACGTTCGCCACGACACGGTCGAGACCGATGTTGTCCGTCGCGTCCACCTGGATGTCGAGGGACTTCAGCGGTCCGGCCGACGTCGGCGACACGAGGGCCGTTTCGGGCTTGACGGTCTCGGCGGGGATGCCGAGTCCACCAGATGCGTAGGCTGCGCGCGCCCCGCCGACGACGGGAAGCGAGATCGCCGAGGTGAGCGCGTCGAGCGTCACCGTCGCGTTGGGCGAGCCGGCGACGAAGCCCGAGAGGTTCGTCGAGACGACGACGCCGATGCGCGAGCCCGCCTTGAAGACGTAGTCATAGGGCTCCATCTTCCAGTCGAAGTCGTACTTCTGGCCGGGGACCACGTTCGTGGCCGCCCCATCGGCGAGGGACTCGCGGTTCGACGAGTCGAGCACACCGCGCGAGAGGCGCCAGTACGACGATTCGGTCGAACGACGCTCGACCTCGAGGTAGCAGGCGTTGTCGAACTGCGTCTCCGCGCCCCAGCAGGTGCGGTTCGTCGTGTTCTGGATGCCGTCACCGGGCGAGCGCGGCGTGCGGAACGCCGTGCTGTAGTCGACGAGCAGAGCCGACAGGTTCGACTGCTCCTGGCTCAGCGAGGCATCGAGCTTGACGATCGGCGTGCCCGAGATGCGCAGGTCCTGCGTCAGCGGCTGCGAGAGCAGGACGAGACGGTTGGCCTGCGGAGCCTCCGGGTTGTTCGCGAGTGCACCCTCGGACGGCGAGTTCGACCCTCCGACGATCTGCAGCGTCGAGGCGCCTTCGACGGGGCGGAAGCCGAGGCTTCCCGCGGTGCCGGACGTCGTGCCGCTGAGGCTCAGGTCGACGTACTCGGTGCCCGGTGCGGGCCAGGAGGCCTCGTCGACGTACTCGGACGGACCGAACTCGACGGTCGACTGCGGCTCGTTCATGATGCCGTTGTCGATGCCCTGCAGCCAGTAGTCGTACCAACGGTGCAGTGTGTCGACCCACACGTCGCGACGGAACTCGAAGGGATCGATGTGTCCGAGGCGGGGGAGCCACACCTTGCGCGGGACGTCACGCTCGGACAGGGCCTGCCAGTAGTCGGCGAACTGGCTCATGCGGACGTTGTCGTCGTTGAGGCCGTGGATCGCGAAGACCGAGGCCTTCACGTTGTCGACATCGAGCACGTAGTTCCGCTCGTCCCAGAAGGGGTTGTAGTCGCCCGTCTCGTCGCCGTCGATGGCGTTGAGGTTCTCTCGCACGGGCGCGCACAGTGCGCGTCGCTCGGGGTTGGTGACCGTGTTCGAAAGGCTCGCCGGGTAGTTGGTGTTGTGGCGGATTCCGTTCGTGCGCGAGTAGCGGTACCAGTCGCTGATGGCATCGATCGGAACGATCGTCGTGAGGCCCTCGACGCCCGTGGCTGCGACGCCGTTGGCGAGAGTGCCGTCATAGGACTTGCCGATCATGGCGGACTTCCCGGTGTGCCACGTCGCCAGGACCGGGTCGCCTGCGGCGTTGTGACCCGGAACCCGGCCGTTGAGCCAGTCCACGACGACCTTCATGCTCTGGATGTCGCCGGCTCCACCGTGGAGGGGGCAGCCGGTGGAAAAGCCCGTGCCGTTCATCTGCGCGTGGATGACGGCATATCCGCGCGGCACGAAGTAGTTGTCGTAGTAGAGCGGGAAGAGGTCGGTGACACCGTCTCCATCGAGGTCCTGCAGCCGCTGGGATTCGTTGCCACGGCCGAGCGTCGTGAAGTACGGGCTCGGGTCGATGATGGCCGGCACCTTCAGCGACGCGGCGGTTTCAGCGGGGCGGATGATGTCGATCGCGGTGACGTCGGTGACACCGTCGAGATCCTGGTCGACGCCCTCGACCGGGATGTAGACGCGCTCGCGGATGGCGCTCGCGTAGTCGGAGAACGGCTGCGTCTTACCGTCGACGACGGGGATCGCGGGGTCGGGAGCCGCGACGGCGGCGTTGGGGGAGAGAACGGTGACAGCGAGGGCTGCGACCGTCACGAGGGCGGCGATCGAGCGCTTTCGGCGCGCGACACCGCGCGAGGCGGGTTCGGATGGAGAGTGCATCATGTTTCCTGCATAGCGGCACTCGGGGGGTCACCGCCACCATAGAGTGCAATGTCACCAGAAAGTTACGCGGCCGCCGATCTGTCACAGGACGTTTACCTCGTCGGTGAGATGTGTCACATGCGTGTCATCTGGAACCGACAGACTGCGCTTCCCGATAGTGATACTCAGCGTCAGCCCCCGTGCCGTCAGTCGACGACGAGAGCCATCGCGTCGGAGGCGAACTCGACTGTTCCGCGGAGCGCCCAATCATCGGCGCGGTAGGTGAACGACGCGGCGCCGCCGTCCCGTCCGACACCCGATGCGGTCGCGGCGATGACGCCGCCGGTCGCCGCGAACGACTGACCGTCGGGTGCGAGCGCGACGACCGGCGGGGCCTCGATGCGAAAGGCGATCGCGTCCAGACGGGCCAGATCAGCCGCCCAGGGAACCCGCAGTCCGCAGTCGTCGGGCACGGCGTCGGTGGCCTCCGCACACCCCGCCGCGTACGCGTCCAGCTGCCGCTGAGCGAGCGCCGTCGCCTCCGGCGTGAGAGTCGGCTCGAGGGAGAGCGCCACCGAGTCGGGGCTCGTGACGGCGACTTCGGATCCTCCGGCGAGGATGCCGACAGGCATGGGTTCCACGGGGTAGACGGCAGGGAGGAGTCGCACGGAGAGTGCGGTGACAGCGTCCCCCACTCGGACGGCATCGCCGAGAGTCGTGGACACCTCGAGCGATCCGAGCTCGTCGACGTCGAGCTCCCAGCCGTCGTCCGCGCGCGCGAGAACGAAACCTAGCGTCCGTCGCTCGCCGCCGAGCCGGACGTTCGCCTCGACGCGCTGCGCGCCGTCGCGCACCTCGCCCACGGTGTAGTCGTAGTCTTCGATGTATCCCGTCGCTCCGGCGAAGGCGGCGCTGAGATGCTCGGTGTCGCTCGCGTCGGGCAGGAAGCGCTCGACCGCGGCGACGTCACCGTCGGCGAGTGCCGCGAGGTATCTCCCGGCCGCGTCTTCGGCAGACTCCGGTCTCGTGACCATCCACGCCGCCACGGCACCCGCCGCGGCAGCAACCGCGACGATGCCGGCCGCTACTCCGATCACCGCGCGCCGTTTCACGCTCTCACGCTATCCGGGTCGTCGCCCACCCGGGCATCGGCTTCGTCATGGCGAACCGTGGGCTCTGGCGACGCACTGTCGTGTCTCCCGGCGCCGGGGAGCGCGGACACGATGTCGCCGGTCGCATCGCCCCATCGGGACACCGAGATCGCGTCGAGCTGCTGCCACGACGCGGCCGTCCGCAGCTCGGCCGCGAGTCGCTCGGGCGCATCGGCGGGACGTGTGCGCTCCCACCATGCCGACTGGACGAGCAGCCGGGAGCCCGCGCGGTCGGCCTTGAGATCGACGCGTCCGACGATGTCGTCGTCGACGAGGACGGGGAGCGAGTAATAGCCGAAGCGGCGCTGAGGCGCGGGGGTGTAGATCTCGATGCGGTACTCGAAGTCGAAGAGGCGCTCCGCACGATCACGGAACCACACGACGGGGTCGAAGGGCGTCAGGATGGCCGCCGCGTCGATGCGGCGGGGGAGTCGCGCCTCGGTGTGAACCCACGCCTTGGCGGGGCGACCGGCCGTCATCCAGCCCTCCACGCTCACCTGCTCGAGTTCTCCTGCATCGACGAGTTCGCCGATCGCCGCGAGCACGGCGCGCCTGTCGCGCAGGCGCCAGTAGTCGGCGATGTCGGCGGCCGTTGCGACGCCGTAGGCGCGCGCGGCGCGACGGACGAGCTCTCGAACCGCGTCGTCGCGCGTGACCTGCCGCGCGAGCGCCTCGCGGGGGACGACGTGCTCGGCGAGGCCGTAGGTGCGCTCGAAGCCGCGTCGCCCCGCGATCGCGACCTCGCCGAAGAGCCACAGGTACTCGAGGGCATGCTTGACGGCGTCCCAGTCCCACCACTGTCCACGTGTGCCCCGCTGGATGTCGTAGTCGATCTGCGCGGGACGCAGGGGGCCGCGATCGGACAGTTCGCCACGGACCCAGTCGACGACGTCGCGGTTGCTGTGGAACCAGCCGTCCGCCTTCGTCGCGTACTTGGCCCGCATGTCGTCCATCCGGAATCGGAAGAGCGACCAATCCGTGGAGGGAATGAAGGCGGCGACGTGCGCCCAGTACTCGAGGTAGGGCGCGCGGCGAGCGAACAGGAGACGGTCGAGGGCAGCAGGGTCGTAAGATCCCAGCCGGGAGAACAGCGGCATGTAGTGCGACCGCGCGAAGACGTTGACGGAGTCGATCTGCAGCGTCGCCATGCGAGCGAGTTCGAGGTTGAGTTGGCGCGTGCCGGGGGACAGGGGGCGTGGTCGCGCGAAACCCTGCGCAGCGAGGGCCATGCGGCGGGCTTCGGCGCGGCTGAGCGTGGATCGTCGAGGGGAGGAGCGCATCGCAGCCAGCCTATTGACGACGTCCGACATCGTCCTTCGTACATGAACCGCGGGGAATGCCCCGCGCCTAGACTGGCCGGATGAGCGATTCGCAGCACGAGGGCGGGGAGCACAAGCCGCGCGGCTCGCTGTTCGATGCCCTCCGGGATCGTTCGAGGGTCGTCACGATCGACACATCGGCGTCCGTCCCCCGCGGCCTGCGCATCGCCACTGCCTATTCGTGGCGTCTGCTCGTCGTCGCAGCCGCGTCTGCGGTGATCATCTGGCTCGTCATCCAACTGAAGCTCCTCGTCATCCCGCTTCTCATCTCGATCCTCATCACGGCACTGCTGTGGCCGGGATTCACCTGGATGCTGCGGCGCCGCGTTCCCAAGTGGCTCGCGATCGTCATCTCGGTTCTCACGACGCTCGCCGTCGTGACGGGACTCATGTGGCTCGCGGTCTGGCAGATCACGCGGCAGTGGTCCTCGGTGCAGGCCCGGTCGGTGGATGCGATCGAGGACTTCCGTCAGTACCTGATCGACGGACCTCTCCATCTCACCGGGACCCAGATCGACGATCTGCTCCAGCAGGGGTGGTCGTTCCTCGAACAGCAGGCATCCCTCCTGTGGTCCGGCGCTCTCGCGATCGGGACGACCGTCGGTCACGTCGCGACGGGGGCGCTCCTGGCCCTGTTCATCCTCCTGTGTCTTCTCGCAGACGGTGCGGGTATCTGGCGATGGACGACGCGTCTCTTCCCGCGTACGGCACGGCCGGCCGTCGACGGCGCTGCGAAGGCCGGATGGCGGACCGTCGTCAACTACGCGCGCACGCAGCTGCTCGTCGCGACGATCGACGCCATCGGCATCGGGCTCGGCGCCTTCCTCCTGGGAGTTCCGCTCGCGATCCCCATCGCCGTCCTCGTCTTCCTCGGTGCGTTCGTCCCGTTCGTCGGTGCCGTCGTGACCGGCGCCCTCGCGGTGTTCCTCGCGCTCGTCTACAACGGTCCGTGGACGGCGTTGTTCATGCTCCTCGTGGTCCTGGGGGTCCAGCAACTGGAGGGGCACGTCCTGCAGCCGCTCCTCATGGGCTCCGCCGTGAAAGTGCATCCCCTCGCCGTCGTCCTCGTCGTCGCGGGCGGCGCGATGATCGCGGGGATCCCGGGCGCTCTCTTCGCCGTGCCTCTCGCGGCCTTCGTCAACGTCGTCGCCGTCTATGTCAGCAAACGAGGATGGGAGTCGGCGGCTCCGCCGACAGGCGACTACATCTGGAGCACTGTCCCTCGACCGAGGAGAACCCCCGCGTGACCGCTTCCCAGACCCCAGCAGCGCAGGCCCTATCGGTCATACCGACGCTCGCGGCGTTCGAGGACGCCGCCGCGTCCCTCGCGGGCGTCATCGTCCGCACGCCGCTCGACGAGTCCCAGCACCTGTCGGAGGTCCTCGGCGTCCCGGTGCACCTGAAGCTCGAGAACCTCCAGCGCACGGGGTCGTTCAAGGTGAGGGGAGCGACCTACCGCCTGTCACGGCTCACCGCCGACGAGCGCGCCCGCGGCGTCGTCGCCGCTTCCGCCGGCAACCACGCGCAGGGCGTGGCCCTGGCGGCGAAGACGCTCGGGATCCCTGCCACGATCTTCATGCCGCTCGGCGTTCCGGTTCCCAAGCTCCTCGCGACGCGCGGATACGGCGCCGACGTGATTCTGGAGGGTGCGACGGTCGAGACGCCGCTGCGTCTTGCCGCCGAGTTCGCCGAGCGGACGGGCGCAGTGTTCATCCATCCGTTCGACCACCCCGACATCATCGCGGGGCAGGGGACGCTCGGTCTCGAGCTGTGGGACGAAGTCCCGGGTCTCGAGACCGTCGTGGTCGGCATCGGGGGCGGGGGGCTCACCGCGGGTGTCGCGGCGGCTCTCAAGGGGCGTGCGGCCGCCGAGGGGCGCAGCATCCGGATCATCGGAGTGCAGGCGGCGAACTCGGCTGCCTACCCCACGTCGCTCGCCGCGGGGCACCCCCTCGAGGTCGCGACGACGCCGACGATCGCCGACGGCATCGCGGTCGCGAGGCCCGGAGACCTCCCGTTCGAGATCATCCGTCAGCTCGTCGATGATGTCGTGACCGTGTCCGACGACGACATCGCACGTGCCCTGCTCGTTCTCCTCGAGCGCGCCAAGCAGGTCGTCGAACCTGCTGGAGCGGTGGGCGTCGCGGCGATCCTCGCGGGCAAGATCCAGGCATCCGGACCGACCGTCACGATCCTCTCGGGCGGCAACATCGATCCGCTCCTCCTGCAGAGGGTCGTCTCACATGGGCTCGCGGCGTCCGGTCGCTACATGACGCTGCAGATCCCGCTGCCGGATCGGCCCGGTCAGCTCGCCCGTGTCTCGGAACTCGTGTCGCACGCCGGCGCCAACGTCATCGAGGTGCTCCACACGCGTCACGGACAAGGACTGCAGATCAGCGAAGTCATCCTTCAACTGAGCGTCGAGACGCGCGGCGAGGACCATCGTGCCCACGTCATCTCCGTGCTCGAGGGCGCGGGATTCGCGCCCCGGCTCATGCCGGATTGAGCGAGAAGGTCACTGACCGTTGTAGGTCTCTACCTTGATGACCTCGACGGCGATCTCGCGCCCGTTGGGAGCGGTGTAGCTCGTCTTCTCGCCTTCCTTGAGGCCGAGGATCGCCGCTCCGAGCGGAGACGCCTCGCTGTAGACGTCGAGTTCGGATCCGGACGCGATCTCGCGGTTGCCGAGAAGGAAGACCTCTTCGCCGCCGGCGACGACGGCGGTCACGACGGTACCCGACTGCACGACCCCCGTGCTCTCGGGCGCTTCGCTCACGGTTGCCGACTTCAGGAGGTGCTGGAGAGTGCGGATGCGCGCCTCCTGCTTGCCCTGCTCGTCCTTCGCCGCGTGGTAGCCGCCGTTCTCCTTCAGGTCGCCTTCTTCGCGAGCCGCCTCGATGCGCTTGGCGATCTCTTCGCGACCGACCGTCGAGAGATGTTCGAGCTCGGAAGCGAGACGGTCGTAGGCATCCTGGGTGAGGAAGGTCGCCGGGGCATCGCTGGACACGTCGGACTCCTTGCTGTCGGGGGAGGTACGTCGAACGCCCCGGCACTAGCCAGGGCGTCGTTCCGAAGAGACTACGTCACCCAGCAGGAGTTGACAAAACCTGTCGTGCCGAGCGCCGTCGTCGGGATGACCTCTTCGAATGCGCGCGCGTGGCTCTCGGATGCCGGGTACTCGACGACCTTCCAGCCCACGACGCCATGCTCCTCGTCCTGCGCCTCGAGGGCACACGCGACCGAACGACCCGTCGGCGCGGTGAATTGGAAGTTGACCACGACGGTGCGTTCGTTGACCACGGCGAAGCCCGTGGTGTCGACGTCGACGGCGTCGAGGGAGGATGAGATCGTCGACCATGCCAGCATCCCCGCTGCCACCGCGCCGACCGTGACGGCGGCACCGATCGCCCACCGCGTCGTCGATCGACGTCCGCGTCCGTATCGCGCGTCGAGCTTGTCTTGTGTCGTCATCGCCGTCCGTCGGGAAGATTAGGCTGGTGGTTCCAGGCTATGCGCTGCGGCGCGAATCGAGGACACACATGAACGACGCGCTCGACCGCTTTGTGCGCGCGCTCGCCGAACCGATGCCGACGCCGTCGATGACGGTCGATCCGACCCTCGTGACGCCGGGGCCCTGGGGTTTCGCGATCATCGTCTTCATCTCGCTCGCCGTCATCCTTCTCGTGTTCGACATGCTCCGCCGTATCCGCCGGGGTCGCGTCCGGGCCGACATCGCCGAAGAACTCGAAGCCGAAGCCGAGGCTCAGCGACAGGCCGAGGCTGCCGAAGCGGCGACGCAGACCGACGACGAAAACGTCGACGCCGCGGGCGACGACATGACGGGCGACTCGCGCTCCTGACGCCTCAGGCGCCGTGGTAGGCGGGCTGGAGGGCGATGATGAGGCATGCCGTCCAGTGGCAGAGGAACGCCAGGACCGTGCACACGTGGAAGATCTCGTGGAAGCCGAAGTGCCCCGGCCACGGATTCGGCCGCTTCAGCGCGTACACGACCGCTCCGAGCGTGTAGAGCAGCCCGCCCACGATGACGAGGATCATCATCGGAGCACTCGCCTGGAATAGCGGGACCATGTACATGACCGCGGCCCAGCCGAGGACGAGGTAGAGCGCGACGTAGAGCCACCGCGGCGCGTCGATCCAGAAGACGCGGAACAGGATGCCGGCGAGCGCCCCGCCCCATACGAGCGACAGCAGGATGACCGCCTGGTCCGTCGGGAGGGCCAGCACGGCCAGTGGCGTGTACGTGCCCGCGATGAGCAGCACGATGTTGGCGTGGTCGATCCGCTTGAGGATGACGCGCGTGCGCGGACCCCAGTTGAAGCGGTGGTACAGGGCAGAGTTGCCGAAGAGCAGCAGCGAAGTCGTCACGAACACCGCGGATGCCCACTTGGCAGGTGTGCCCTGGGCCAGGACGATGAGGATGATCCCGGCCACGATGGCGACGGGGAAGGTCGCCGCGTGGATCCAGCCCCGCCAGGTCGGCTTCAGCTCCGGGGTCGCGGCATCGACGGCAGCGGCCTCCATCAGCGGCAGCTCGGGAACGCCCGGGGCGGGGGGAATACGGCGTCGGCGGCTCACCCTCACAGCGTAGGCCTCGTTGCATACCGCCCGGGGAACATACCGGGTCCCGTCCGAGGCGGCATGCGGTCTCATCGCGCGACACGCGAGGGCGGCGAGCGGTAGCGTAGCCGTGTGGCGCATTCTTCGTCGGACGAGGGGAGAGGGCCCCTCTACCGGTTGTACATCAATCGGCTCCGTCGGCGACTCGACCCATCCGCGGTGCCGCGGCATGTCGCCATGATGATCGACGGCAACCGGCGGTGGGCGCGGCAGCTGGGCTACGACTCGGCGGCGCACGGCCACCGCGCGGGCGCCGCGAAGATGCGGGAGTTCCTCGAGTGGTGCGACGACCTCGGGATCGCGGTCGTCTCGCTCTATCTCCTGTCCAACGACAATCTCGTCAAGCGCGATTCGAGAGAGCTGTCGGACCTTCTCGAGATCATCGCCGAGCTGGCCGAGGAGCTCTCCCACGAACGCGACTGGAGGGTGCAGCACGTCGGACGCCGCGACCTCCTGCCGCCAGAGCTCGCGCGCGTCCTCACCGACGCTCAGGAGCGGACGAAGGGCAACAGCGGGCTGCACGTCAATCTCGCGGTCGGCTATGGAGGGCGCGGTGAGATCGTGGACGCCGTCCGCAGCGTCATCGTCGCGCACGATCGATCGGGCGGTTCTCTCGAAGAGCTCGCGGCGAGCCTGACACCCGAGCAGATCGGCGAGCACCTGTACACAGGCGGCCAGCCGGATCCGGACCTCGTCATCCGGACGTCGGGCGAGCAGAGGCTCAGCGACTTCCTCCTGTGGCAGTCGGCCCACTCGGAGTTCTACTTCGTCGAGGCGCTCGGCCCCGATCTGCGCGAAGTCGATTTCCTCCGAGCGATCCGCGATTTCACGCGGCGAGACCGTCGTTTCGGTCAGTGATGCCAGAATAGGTCGGTGATCGACCTCGAGACATTCCGCGAGTCCTTCGACGGCGAACCCGGATACCTCGACTGGGCCGCGTTCGGTCCGCTCTCGCCTTCCGTGCGAGCCGAAGCGCAGGCCGACACGGAGCTTCTCGGGTCGGGGAGGCGAACGAGCATCGACCTCGTGGCTGAACACGCTTTCGCCGCCCGCGCACTCGTCGCGGAACTCTTGGGAGCCGACACCGACCAGGTGACCCTCCAGCCGTCGACGACCGACGGTCTGATGCACGCCCTGTACGGGCTGTCCGGCGGTCTCCTGCTCTCGCGCGGCGAGTTCCCCGCGCTCACCGTCACGGCCACACGCGCCCGCGACGCCCTCGGGCGGATCGACCTGCAGTGGGTGGAGCCTCACGACGGCCGTATGACACCGGACGTCGTGCGCGATGCGCTCACGGAGGAGACGCGCGCGGTCGCCGTGAGCCTCGTCGACTACCGCACGGGCTATCGCACCGACCTCACCGCCCTGCGCGAGGTCATCGGGGACCGCCTCCTCATCGTCGACGCGATTCAAGGCTTCGGTGTCGTAGAGGCGGACTACGCCGCGGCGGACGTCGTCGCTGCGCACGGATACAAGTGGCTCCGCGCGGGCCGCGGTACGGGGTTCGCGTGGTTCGGTGAACGCGCACTCGAGCGCCTCTCTCCCGTCCTGTCGGGACGTGCGGGCATCGACGGCGATCTGCCTCTCGATGTCGTGCCCCTCCCCGCGGCATCCGCTCAGGCCTTCACCGTGAGCCCCGTCGACACGCTCGCTGCGGCGCGGCTCGCGACGGCCCTGCGCGACGTCCGTGACTGCGGTGTCGCCGCCATCAGCGACGAGCTCGCGCAGCGGACAGCCGATGTCATGTACTTCGCCGATCGCTACGAGCTGCCCGTCCTGACGCCTCGAGAGCCCGAGCGGCGCGGCGGCATCGTCACTCTCGCCCCCGCGCCCCACGAAGCCGCACCGCTCGCGGCGTCTCTGGCCAACCACGGGCTGACGGTCACGGTGCGGTCAGGGCTCGTGCGGGTGTCGCCGCACGTCGGAACGGGAGCCGATACGCTCCGCCTCTTCGGCGACGCGCTCGCGGCGTTCGCTGCCACGCGCGCGTGGTGAACGTGAAATTCATACGCCCGTAACCTGGGGCACCGCGTGTCGGGCGCGCGAGCGACTCGGTCTCG
This genomic stretch from Microbacterium sp. SLBN-146 harbors:
- a CDS encoding LemA family protein; the protein is MWEWLIPVLIVVAVVIIAGIYLWATYNSLVQLNVRVDEAWSDITVQLKRRADLLPNLIESVKGYAAHEKAVFENVTRARAESLTATTPAEAGVAEGHMQQALKSLFAVAEAYPQLQASQNFLQLQQSIVDTEDKIQASRRFYNGGVRELNTKIKVFPNNLFARNLGFREREFFEVVDGAAISEPPRVQF
- a CDS encoding CocE/NonD family hydrolase, which translates into the protein MMHSPSEPASRGVARRKRSIAALVTVAALAVTVLSPNAAVAAPDPAIPVVDGKTQPFSDYASAIRERVYIPVEGVDQDLDGVTDVTAIDIIRPAETAASLKVPAIIDPSPYFTTLGRGNESQRLQDLDGDGVTDLFPLYYDNYFVPRGYAVIHAQMNGTGFSTGCPLHGGAGDIQSMKVVVDWLNGRVPGHNAAGDPVLATWHTGKSAMIGKSYDGTLANGVAATGVEGLTTIVPIDAISDWYRYSRTNGIRHNTNYPASLSNTVTNPERRALCAPVRENLNAIDGDETGDYNPFWDERNYVLDVDNVKASVFAIHGLNDDNVRMSQFADYWQALSERDVPRKVWLPRLGHIDPFEFRRDVWVDTLHRWYDYWLQGIDNGIMNEPQSTVEFGPSEYVDEASWPAPGTEYVDLSLSGTTSGTAGSLGFRPVEGASTLQIVGGSNSPSEGALANNPEAPQANRLVLLSQPLTQDLRISGTPIVKLDASLSQEQSNLSALLVDYSTAFRTPRSPGDGIQNTTNRTCWGAETQFDNACYLEVERRSTESSYWRLSRGVLDSSNRESLADGAATNVVPGQKYDFDWKMEPYDYVFKAGSRIGVVVSTNLSGFVAGSPNATVTLDALTSAISLPVVGGARAAYASGGLGIPAETVKPETALVSPTSAGPLKSLDIQVDATDNIGLDRVVANVYRNGTLVKSTQTAGNGATAVSHVASVSLPDGTYQIRYNAQDVAGNVSVTREFTVTLDATAPTVTIKTGASETKGADGTYSLVSFKLYDAQKIDKVTLNGVVKDLSNNPWSDVNFVKPGTFGGTLGANTLVVYDVAGNTTTVQFTLVAPAA
- a CDS encoding winged helix-turn-helix domain-containing protein, with the translated sequence MRSSPRRSTLSRAEARRMALAAQGFARPRPLSPGTRQLNLELARMATLQIDSVNVFARSHYMPLFSRLGSYDPAALDRLLFARRAPYLEYWAHVAAFIPSTDWSLFRFRMDDMRAKYATKADGWFHSNRDVVDWVRGELSDRGPLRPAQIDYDIQRGTRGQWWDWDAVKHALEYLWLFGEVAIAGRRGFERTYGLAEHVVPREALARQVTRDDAVRELVRRAARAYGVATAADIADYWRLRDRRAVLAAIGELVDAGELEQVSVEGWMTAGRPAKAWVHTEARLPRRIDAAAILTPFDPVVWFRDRAERLFDFEYRIEIYTPAPQRRFGYYSLPVLVDDDIVGRVDLKADRAGSRLLVQSAWWERTRPADAPERLAAELRTAASWQQLDAISVSRWGDATGDIVSALPGAGRHDSASPEPTVRHDEADARVGDDPDSVRA
- a CDS encoding AI-2E family transporter, producing the protein MSDSQHEGGEHKPRGSLFDALRDRSRVVTIDTSASVPRGLRIATAYSWRLLVVAAASAVIIWLVIQLKLLVIPLLISILITALLWPGFTWMLRRRVPKWLAIVISVLTTLAVVTGLMWLAVWQITRQWSSVQARSVDAIEDFRQYLIDGPLHLTGTQIDDLLQQGWSFLEQQASLLWSGALAIGTTVGHVATGALLALFILLCLLADGAGIWRWTTRLFPRTARPAVDGAAKAGWRTVVNYARTQLLVATIDAIGIGLGAFLLGVPLAIPIAVLVFLGAFVPFVGAVVTGALAVFLALVYNGPWTALFMLLVVLGVQQLEGHVLQPLLMGSAVKVHPLAVVLVVAGGAMIAGIPGALFAVPLAAFVNVVAVYVSKRGWESAAPPTGDYIWSTVPRPRRTPA
- the ilvA gene encoding threonine ammonia-lyase, which translates into the protein MTASQTPAAQALSVIPTLAAFEDAAASLAGVIVRTPLDESQHLSEVLGVPVHLKLENLQRTGSFKVRGATYRLSRLTADERARGVVAASAGNHAQGVALAAKTLGIPATIFMPLGVPVPKLLATRGYGADVILEGATVETPLRLAAEFAERTGAVFIHPFDHPDIIAGQGTLGLELWDEVPGLETVVVGIGGGGLTAGVAAALKGRAAAEGRSIRIIGVQAANSAAYPTSLAAGHPLEVATTPTIADGIAVARPGDLPFEIIRQLVDDVVTVSDDDIARALLVLLERAKQVVEPAGAVGVAAILAGKIQASGPTVTILSGGNIDPLLLQRVVSHGLAASGRYMTLQIPLPDRPGQLARVSELVSHAGANVIEVLHTRHGQGLQISEVILQLSVETRGEDHRAHVISVLEGAGFAPRLMPD
- the greA gene encoding transcription elongation factor GreA, which encodes MSSDAPATFLTQDAYDRLASELEHLSTVGREEIAKRIEAAREEGDLKENGGYHAAKDEQGKQEARIRTLQHLLKSATVSEAPESTGVVQSGTVVTAVVAGGEEVFLLGNREIASGSELDVYSEASPLGAAILGLKEGEKTSYTAPNGREIAVEVIKVETYNGQ
- a CDS encoding DUF4307 domain-containing protein codes for the protein MTTQDKLDARYGRGRRSTTRWAIGAAVTVGAVAAGMLAWSTISSSLDAVDVDTTGFAVVNERTVVVNFQFTAPTGRSVACALEAQDEEHGVVGWKVVEYPASESHARAFEEVIPTTALGTTGFVNSCWVT
- a CDS encoding hemolysin III family protein, with the protein product MEAAAVDAATPELKPTWRGWIHAATFPVAIVAGIILIVLAQGTPAKWASAVFVTTSLLLFGNSALYHRFNWGPRTRVILKRIDHANIVLLIAGTYTPLAVLALPTDQAVILLSLVWGGALAGILFRVFWIDAPRWLYVALYLVLGWAAVMYMVPLFQASAPMMILVIVGGLLYTLGAVVYALKRPNPWPGHFGFHEIFHVCTVLAFLCHWTACLIIALQPAYHGA
- a CDS encoding isoprenyl transferase — protein: MAHSSSDEGRGPLYRLYINRLRRRLDPSAVPRHVAMMIDGNRRWARQLGYDSAAHGHRAGAAKMREFLEWCDDLGIAVVSLYLLSNDNLVKRDSRELSDLLEIIAELAEELSHERDWRVQHVGRRDLLPPELARVLTDAQERTKGNSGLHVNLAVGYGGRGEIVDAVRSVIVAHDRSGGSLEELAASLTPEQIGEHLYTGGQPDPDLVIRTSGEQRLSDFLLWQSAHSEFYFVEALGPDLREVDFLRAIRDFTRRDRRFGQ